Proteins encoded in a region of the Acropora muricata isolate sample 2 unplaced genomic scaffold, ASM3666990v1 scaffold_739, whole genome shotgun sequence genome:
- the LOC136907185 gene encoding uncharacterized protein, whose product MDPSNALQERQLVLMETMNRRLDSIQEGQKKLEEANASLRNENEMLRNQLERQQQTVRKSRRSKGRSQPNVDVPKDLRKRFRFVYKKMMEKKMTQGFIVTEEPLSERNQSLFRKILEILKKEHGGENCPWTDLQMEAQYFRYFKTIKERNQRIQTGTNEKHKEVCRRTRRLSSKLERRLPGYDQVKAKLSLQDRKAYDDVLYMDYMSSEESDYEDQEDPITGESIQRLVGYATRKLPWERSRLTSLKSKLDKVHAQNLTPHARQMLKPRRVGGVSSRPSPEGPSWAVRQPAADV is encoded by the exons ATGGATCCATCGAATGCACTTCAAGAAAGACAACTTGTGTTGATGGAAACGATGAATAGGAGGCTCGACTCGATTCAAGAAGGACAGAAGAAATTGGAAGAGGCGAATGCAAGTCTTCGAAACGAAAATGAAATGTTGAGAAATCAACTGGAGCGTCAACAGCAGACAGTACGCAAAAGCAGACGCAGTAAAGGAAGATCACAGCCGAATGTAGATGTTCCAAAGGATTTAAGA aAGAGGTTTCGATTTGTATATAAGAAGATgatggaaaagaaaatgacacaAGGCTTCATTGTTACTGAAGA ACCACTGTCAGAGAGGAACCAGTCTCTTTTTCGCAAAATTctggaaattttgaaaaaagagcATGGTGGGGAAAACTGTCCATGGACAGACTTGCAGATGGAAG CTCAATACTTTCGTTATTTCAAGACTATTAAGGAAAGGAACCAACGTATACAGACTGGAACTAATGAAAAGCATAAGGAGGTCTGCCGAAGAACAAGGCGTCTTTCAAGT AAGCTGGAAAGACGCCTGCCAGGGTATGACCAGGTCAAGGCTAAATTGTCTTTACAAGATAGGAAGGCATATGATGATGTGCTCTACATGGACTACATGAGCAGTGAAGAATCAGATTACGAGGATCAGGAAGACCCCATAACAGGCGAAAGTATTCAAAGATTGGTGGGTTATGCTACCAGGAAACTGCCATGGGAAAGGAGCAGGCTCACCAGTTTAAAATCCAAACTTGATAAGGTCCATGCACAGAACTTAACACCTCACGCCAGACAGATGCTGAAACCCAGACGGGTTGGAGGGGTCTCAAGTAGGCCTTCTCCTGAGGGTCCTTCATGGGCAGTGCGACAGCCAGCAGCTGATGTGTGA